Proteins from a single region of Flavobacterium sp. K5-23:
- a CDS encoding ABC-F family ATP-binding cassette domain-containing protein: MLTVNNLSVQFGKRILFDEVNTTFTHGNIYGVIGANGAGKSTFLKIISGEMDPTSGHVHLEPGKRMSVLNQNHNMFDEHTVLETVMMGNKVLYKVKKEMDELYLDYNDKNADRIGELQVQFEEMNGWNADSDAASMLSNLGILEEHHYTLMGDLEGKIKVRVLLAQALFGNPDLLIMDEPTNDLDFETIAWLENFLANYENTVIVVSHDRHFLDSVCTHISDIDFSKINHYSGNYTFWYESSQLAAKQRAQQNKKAEEKKQELEEFIRRFSANVAKSKQATSRKKMISKLNISDIKPSSRRYPAIIFDQEREAGDQILNVQNLGASIDGDVLFKGVDLNMAKGDKIVLFSKDSRATTAFYEILNGNQKQDSGEFDWGVTTIQSYLPAENHSFFENDLTLVDWLRQWVKTEEERDEVNIRSFLGKMIFSGEEALKTCRVLSGGEKVRCMLSRMMMQRANVLMLDEPTNHLDLESITAFNNSLKNFKGSIIFTTHDHEFAQTVGNRVVELTPKGVIDSYMTFDEYLEDEKIQELRVKMYS, translated from the coding sequence ATGTTAACAGTTAATAATTTATCAGTTCAGTTTGGCAAACGAATTTTGTTTGACGAAGTAAATACCACTTTCACTCATGGTAATATTTATGGAGTTATCGGAGCTAACGGTGCTGGAAAATCTACCTTTCTTAAAATAATTTCAGGCGAAATGGATCCTACTTCAGGACACGTTCATTTAGAGCCAGGAAAACGTATGTCGGTTTTGAATCAAAACCACAATATGTTTGACGAACACACAGTTTTGGAAACCGTAATGATGGGGAACAAGGTTTTGTACAAGGTCAAAAAAGAAATGGACGAACTCTATTTAGATTATAACGATAAAAATGCGGATAGAATAGGGGAGTTACAAGTTCAATTTGAAGAAATGAACGGTTGGAATGCAGATTCAGATGCTGCTTCCATGCTATCCAATTTAGGGATATTAGAGGAACATCATTATACTTTAATGGGAGATCTTGAAGGAAAAATAAAGGTTCGTGTGCTTTTGGCTCAGGCGCTTTTTGGAAACCCTGATTTACTTATTATGGATGAGCCTACCAATGATTTGGATTTTGAAACTATTGCTTGGTTAGAGAATTTCTTGGCAAACTATGAGAATACTGTAATTGTTGTTTCGCATGACCGTCACTTTTTAGATTCGGTTTGTACGCATATTTCTGATATTGATTTTAGTAAAATAAACCACTATTCAGGAAATTATACTTTTTGGTATGAATCTAGTCAGTTAGCTGCTAAACAAAGAGCGCAACAAAACAAAAAAGCAGAAGAAAAGAAACAAGAATTAGAAGAATTTATACGTCGTTTTAGTGCGAATGTGGCCAAATCAAAACAAGCTACCTCTCGTAAAAAAATGATTAGTAAATTAAATATATCAGACATTAAGCCATCGAGTCGTCGTTACCCAGCGATTATTTTTGACCAAGAGCGTGAAGCAGGTGACCAGATTTTGAATGTACAAAATTTAGGAGCATCAATTGATGGAGATGTTTTATTTAAAGGTGTTGATTTGAATATGGCTAAAGGCGATAAAATCGTTCTTTTCTCTAAAGATTCACGTGCAACTACCGCTTTTTACGAAATTTTAAACGGAAACCAAAAACAAGATTCAGGGGAATTTGATTGGGGTGTAACTACTATCCAATCGTACTTGCCTGCTGAAAATCATTCTTTCTTTGAGAATGATTTGACTCTTGTAGACTGGTTGCGTCAATGGGTAAAAACGGAAGAAGAACGTGATGAGGTAAATATTCGTAGTTTCTTAGGGAAAATGATTTTCTCTGGAGAAGAAGCTTTAAAAACCTGTCGAGTATTATCAGGAGGGGAAAAAGTTCGTTGTATGCTGTCTCGTATGATGATGCAACGTGCTAACGTACTAATGCTTGATGAACCTACAAATCACTTGGATTTAGAGTCTATTACTGCGTTTAATAATTCATTAAAAAACTTCAAGGGTTCAATAATTTTTACCACCCATGACCATGAGTTTGCACAAACTGTAGGTAATAGAGTAGTGGAATTAACTCCAAAAGGTGTGATCGACAGTTATATGACTTTTGATGAATATTTAGAAGATGAAAAAATTCAGGAATTAAGAGTGAAAATGTATTCTTAA
- a CDS encoding OmpA family protein gives MKKYIILYITILSTFSYNSYSQTNKVTSADKKYDNYAYIDAIKTYERIAEKGYKSAAMFQKLGNAYYFNAKLESAAKWYTELFTLTSEVDSEYYYRYSQSLRAIGENSKADLMMEKFNQLSGNDDRSKLFQKNKNYLDEIKANSGRYEIQDAGVNSKYSDYGAAIYLNKIVFASSRDTGSLTQRKHTWTNQYFTNLYIADLDESKTPGNPDKFDEKINSKYNESTPTFTKDGKTMYFTRNNYNGGKKGKDANNVTLIKIYKASLENGKWENITELPFNNDNYSTAHPSLSSDENTLYFASDMPGTLGQSDIFKVKINVDGSFGTPENLGSKINTAGRETFPFVNDENEIYFASDGHPGLGGLDVFMSKINLDGTLNEIRNLGGDINSPKDDFAYLIDTKSRRGFFTSNRDGGQGYDDIYKFLETKKLSCEQELYGEITDLVSKQILPNTKVTLYDNKFNLVNTTVSDAKGIYSFTVECGKTYILRFQKTDYTSKEEKVTIVSENGKTNLPITLEKEECKVTNGDDLGRCFGIKMIYFDLDKSNIRSEAALDLEKILDVLKSYPTMKLDIRSHTDSRASHKYNESLSDRRAKSTISWFVKNGVNPKRLTGKGYGETQLINKCADDIECTEEEHQLNRRSEFIIIAL, from the coding sequence ATGAAAAAATATATCATTCTATACATAACTATATTAAGTACTTTCTCTTATAACAGTTATTCACAAACAAATAAAGTAACTTCAGCTGACAAAAAATATGATAATTATGCTTATATAGATGCCATAAAAACATATGAGAGAATTGCAGAAAAAGGGTATAAATCTGCGGCAATGTTTCAGAAATTAGGAAACGCATATTACTTCAATGCCAAACTAGAAAGTGCGGCCAAATGGTATACTGAGCTATTTACACTTACATCAGAGGTAGATTCCGAGTATTATTACAGATATTCGCAATCATTAAGAGCTATAGGTGAAAATTCCAAGGCAGATCTAATGATGGAGAAATTTAATCAATTATCTGGAAACGATGATAGGTCTAAACTATTCCAGAAAAACAAGAATTACCTAGATGAAATAAAAGCAAATTCAGGAAGATATGAAATACAAGATGCTGGAGTTAATTCAAAATATTCAGATTACGGAGCTGCTATTTATTTAAATAAAATAGTTTTTGCTTCGTCTAGAGATACAGGTAGTTTAACACAAAGAAAACACACTTGGACTAACCAATATTTTACAAATTTATACATTGCCGATTTAGACGAATCAAAGACTCCTGGAAATCCAGATAAATTTGATGAAAAAATTAATTCTAAGTATAATGAGTCTACACCTACTTTTACTAAAGATGGTAAAACTATGTATTTTACTAGAAATAATTATAATGGAGGTAAAAAAGGAAAAGATGCTAATAATGTTACTTTAATTAAAATCTACAAAGCAAGTCTTGAAAATGGAAAATGGGAAAACATAACTGAACTTCCATTTAATAATGATAATTACAGTACAGCTCATCCTTCATTAAGTTCAGATGAAAACACTTTGTATTTTGCTTCTGATATGCCTGGTACCTTAGGTCAATCCGATATATTTAAAGTAAAAATAAATGTAGATGGAAGCTTTGGCACCCCTGAAAATTTAGGATCAAAGATAAACACAGCGGGTAGAGAAACTTTTCCGTTTGTAAATGATGAAAACGAAATATATTTTGCATCAGATGGACATCCGGGACTAGGAGGACTTGATGTGTTTATGTCTAAAATAAATTTAGATGGAACATTAAATGAAATTCGAAATTTAGGAGGCGATATTAATTCTCCAAAAGATGATTTTGCTTATTTGATTGACACTAAATCTCGAAGAGGTTTTTTTACTTCTAACAGGGATGGCGGACAAGGATATGATGATATTTACAAATTCTTAGAAACCAAAAAACTTTCTTGTGAACAAGAATTATATGGAGAAATAACTGATTTAGTTTCAAAACAAATTTTACCAAATACTAAGGTTACTTTATATGATAATAAATTTAACTTAGTTAATACAACAGTTTCAGATGCAAAAGGAATATATTCCTTTACTGTAGAATGTGGTAAAACTTATATTTTAAGATTTCAAAAAACCGATTATACATCAAAAGAAGAAAAAGTAACTATAGTTTCTGAAAATGGTAAAACTAATTTACCTATAACTCTTGAAAAGGAAGAGTGTAAAGTAACTAATGGAGATGATTTAGGAAGGTGTTTCGGAATCAAAATGATTTATTTTGATTTAGACAAATCAAATATCCGTTCAGAAGCAGCATTAGATTTAGAAAAAATATTAGACGTATTAAAATCATATCCAACGATGAAGTTAGATATTCGTTCGCATACTGACAGTAGAGCTTCGCATAAATACAATGAATCTTTATCTGACAGAAGAGCAAAATCGACAATTAGTTGGTTTGTTAAAAACGGTGTGAATCCAAAAAGATTAACTGGAAAAGGATATGGTGAGACACAATTAATAAATAAATGCGCTGACGATATTGAATGTACAGAAGAAGAGCATCAATTGAACAGACGTAGCGAATTTATTATTATTGCATTATAA
- the pyrR gene encoding bifunctional pyr operon transcriptional regulator/uracil phosphoribosyltransferase PyrR translates to MTQKVLLNSKEVNIILNRLACQLIEKHLDFSDTVLVGIQPRGTFLAERLKELLEKEYNTPEITIGYLDITFFRDDFRRTDKPLEANKTKINFIVENKKVIFIDDVLFTGRSIRSALTAIQSFGRPSEIELLVLIDRRFSRNLPIQPDYRGRQVDAINNEKVKVNWKENEGEDGVFLINNNQ, encoded by the coding sequence ATGACCCAAAAAGTATTGCTCAATTCCAAAGAAGTCAATATCATTCTAAATCGTTTGGCTTGTCAGTTAATTGAAAAACACCTTGATTTTTCGGATACGGTTTTAGTTGGAATTCAGCCAAGAGGGACTTTCCTGGCGGAACGTCTAAAGGAATTATTAGAAAAAGAATACAACACACCCGAAATTACTATAGGTTATTTAGATATCACCTTCTTCAGGGATGATTTCCGTAGAACCGATAAACCATTAGAAGCCAATAAAACCAAAATTAATTTTATTGTCGAAAATAAAAAAGTCATTTTTATTGATGATGTTTTATTTACCGGTAGAAGTATTCGGTCAGCCTTGACTGCAATACAGTCTTTTGGAAGACCTTCTGAAATAGAATTACTGGTTTTAATCGACAGACGTTTTAGCCGTAATTTACCAATTCAGCCTGATTATAGAGGAAGACAGGTGGATGCTATAAACAACGAGAAAGTAAAAGTGAACTGGAAAGAAAATGAAGGGGAAGACGGTGTTTTTTTAATTAATAATAATCAATAA
- a CDS encoding ribonuclease Z, translating into MKVDQKGHTTTIKDTQGDLSSFISKITSQSITFEKTNLIIDLLPYDSLKVTDIKLFSPLSKQFNKAKKSFVIVVSDTDFNAIPESLTVVPSLLEAHDIIEMDEIERDLGF; encoded by the coding sequence ATGAAAGTAGATCAAAAAGGACATACAACAACAATCAAAGATACTCAGGGGGATTTATCTTCGTTTATAAGTAAAATTACCAGTCAGAGTATTACATTTGAAAAAACCAATTTGATTATTGATCTTTTACCTTATGATTCATTAAAAGTAACTGATATTAAATTATTTTCACCTCTTTCTAAACAATTTAATAAAGCCAAAAAATCATTTGTAATTGTTGTTTCAGATACTGATTTTAATGCGATTCCTGAAAGTTTAACGGTTGTCCCTTCTTTGCTTGAAGCTCATGATATTATTGAAATGGATGAGATTGAAAGAGATTTAGGCTTTTAG
- a CDS encoding CAP domain-containing protein, whose amino-acid sequence MKTNLLRTVLFVAMLCTLNSCSADASEDTTVEAKSQVVVNYEYNSIELETMSMINAYRVSVGLNELKQINHISHKSEEHDNYMIANNVVNHNDFVARSENIIKLLGAKTVSENIAYNFSTPESVVKAWLNSPSHKENIVGNFTHFGIAIKENPANGKKYYTNIFAKI is encoded by the coding sequence ATGAAAACAAATTTACTTAGAACAGTATTGTTCGTGGCTATGTTATGCACTTTGAATTCCTGTTCAGCAGATGCCTCAGAAGATACAACAGTAGAAGCGAAATCTCAAGTAGTTGTTAATTACGAATATAACTCTATTGAATTGGAAACAATGAGTATGATCAATGCTTACAGGGTAAGTGTTGGATTAAATGAGCTAAAGCAAATAAATCATATATCTCATAAATCAGAGGAACATGATAATTATATGATTGCAAATAATGTTGTAAATCACAATGATTTTGTTGCTCGATCAGAAAATATTATTAAGCTTCTAGGGGCTAAAACTGTAAGTGAAAATATAGCTTATAACTTTAGCACACCAGAATCGGTTGTAAAAGCTTGGCTAAACAGTCCTTCACACAAAGAAAACATTGTTGGTAATTTTACACATTTTGGAATTGCAATTAAAGAAAATCCTGCTAACGGTAAAAAATATTATACAAACATCTTCGCTAAAATATAA
- a CDS encoding ribonuclease Z codes for MKLTILGCYAATPRTFTNPTSQILDIKNRLFLIDCGEGTQVQLRKNKIKFSKINHIFISHLHGDHFFGLIGLISTFMLLNRTTDLHIYGPKGIKEIIMLQLKLSNSWTSYGLYFHELVSKESEVIFEDDKVLVKTIPLKHRIYTNGFLFQEKKDKRKLNVDAVQTYEIEECYFQNIKNGKDIVLDDGRVIENDKLTFDPVAPMSYAFCSDTAYDESIIPTINEVDVLYHESTFLESESALANKTMHSTAKEAATIALKAKVKTLVLGHYSTRYESIDKFKEEAISIFPEILLANDGKSFEFKNDNF; via the coding sequence ATGAAACTAACCATACTCGGTTGCTATGCTGCAACACCTCGTACTTTTACCAATCCAACTTCACAAATTTTAGATATAAAAAACAGATTGTTTCTTATAGATTGTGGAGAAGGAACACAAGTACAACTTCGTAAAAACAAAATAAAATTTTCTAAAATTAACCATATCTTCATTTCACATTTACATGGAGATCACTTTTTTGGATTGATAGGTTTAATTTCTACATTTATGCTGCTAAATCGCACAACTGATTTACACATTTATGGGCCTAAAGGTATAAAGGAAATTATAATGCTTCAATTGAAATTATCTAATTCATGGACAAGTTACGGTTTGTATTTTCATGAATTAGTTTCAAAAGAGAGTGAAGTTATTTTTGAAGATGATAAAGTATTAGTTAAGACGATTCCTTTAAAACATCGTATATATACCAATGGTTTTCTTTTTCAGGAAAAGAAAGATAAAAGAAAGCTAAATGTTGATGCTGTGCAAACTTATGAAATTGAAGAATGCTACTTTCAAAACATTAAAAACGGAAAAGATATTGTACTTGACGATGGTAGGGTTATTGAAAATGATAAATTAACGTTTGATCCCGTTGCTCCTATGAGTTACGCATTTTGTTCGGATACGGCGTATGATGAAAGTATTATTCCAACAATCAATGAGGTGGATGTTTTATACCATGAATCCACTTTTTTAGAGTCAGAATCTGCCTTGGCTAATAAAACGATGCATTCCACCGCTAAAGAAGCGGCTACTATAGCATTAAAAGCAAAAGTTAAAACATTAGTTTTAGGACATTATTCGACACGATATGAAAGCATAGATAAATTTAAGGAAGAAGCGATAAGTATCTTTCCAGAAATCCTTCTAGCGAACGATGGTAAATCATTCGAATTTAAGAATGATAATTTTTAA
- a CDS encoding type IX secretion system membrane protein PorP/SprF, giving the protein MKIKLVSIVLMFTTIASFAQQDAQFTQYMYNTINVNPAYAGSRGVLSVFALHRTQWVGLDGAPVTNTASMNTPINGSNLGLGISIINDRIGPTNENTFSADLSYSIPTSEDFKLSFGVKGTANVFNLDVTRLNPAEDDPKLHNFNNRFSPNIGAGIYYHSNKAYIGLSVPNFIESNRYDASEVAIFKEKINYYLIAGYVFDLNNTLKFKPALLTKMVQGAPLQVDVSGNFMFNDKFSVGLAYRWSAAFSAMAGFQVSDAIYIGYGYDLDTTKLGNYNSGSHEIFLRYELFKKDKKITTPRFF; this is encoded by the coding sequence ATGAAAATAAAATTAGTTTCAATCGTTTTGATGTTTACAACTATTGCAAGTTTTGCACAACAGGATGCACAATTTACACAATATATGTACAACACCATTAATGTAAATCCAGCATATGCCGGTTCTAGAGGGGTACTTAGTGTTTTTGCCTTGCACCGTACTCAATGGGTTGGTTTAGATGGCGCACCAGTTACAAATACAGCCTCAATGAATACCCCTATAAATGGAAGTAATTTAGGTTTAGGAATCTCTATTATTAATGATCGAATAGGCCCAACTAATGAAAATACTTTTTCAGCAGATTTGTCTTATTCCATACCAACTTCTGAAGATTTTAAACTTTCTTTTGGAGTTAAAGGAACAGCAAATGTATTTAATTTAGATGTTACAAGATTAAACCCTGCGGAAGATGATCCAAAACTACATAATTTTAACAATAGATTTTCACCTAATATTGGTGCGGGTATTTACTACCATTCCAACAAAGCTTATATCGGTTTATCAGTTCCTAATTTTATTGAAAGTAATCGTTATGATGCAAGTGAAGTAGCAATTTTCAAAGAAAAAATAAATTATTATTTAATAGCAGGATACGTTTTTGATTTAAATAATACTTTAAAATTTAAACCTGCATTGCTTACTAAAATGGTTCAAGGTGCCCCACTTCAGGTTGATGTTTCAGGAAATTTTATGTTTAACGATAAATTCTCTGTTGGACTTGCTTACAGATGGAGTGCTGCTTTTAGTGCAATGGCTGGTTTCCAAGTATCCGATGCTATATACATAGGATACGGATATGACCTTGATACTACTAAATTAGGAAATTATAATTCGGGATCACACGAGATATTTCTACGCTATGAATTATTCAAAAAGGATAAAAAAATAACCACTCCAAGATTCTTCTAA
- a CDS encoding MFS transporter, protein MNSENSQTKWGQFIPLAIVFFFWGFVAASNDILIPVFKKAFDLSQGESQLVSLAFYIAYTVGSLIYMGVSVLIKEDLVNKIGYKNGLALGLAISALGTLLFYPAANTGSFPLMLSGLFIVALGFSLQQTVANPLAIALGPITTGSQRLTMAGGINNLGTTIGPLIVSFAIFGTNTNSNTNMSIESVKIPYLVLGLAFLLVAILLKFSSLPDKPKTIIEVADDAAITKKSALQYPQLVLGMIAIFVYVGVEVSTASNLPAYMETNLGFLTKDVAPYISLYWASLMIGRWTGAVEAFTNDLSLRKILRFLAPYLAFGVFLAVNAIAKHDLTPFYVYGLIILVLIAADITSKGNPARMLLIFSSLGIVALVIGMATSGMVSVYAITSVGLFCSTLWPCIFTLAVSGLGKNTSQGSSFLIMMIMGGGIISWLQGYVSESIGIQNSYIVGVLCFFYLVFYAWKVSGILKSQGINFDAKIAGGH, encoded by the coding sequence ATGAATTCAGAAAATTCACAAACAAAATGGGGGCAATTTATCCCCCTAGCTATCGTATTCTTCTTTTGGGGGTTTGTTGCTGCCAGTAATGACATTTTAATTCCCGTATTTAAAAAAGCATTCGATCTTTCTCAAGGAGAAAGTCAACTTGTATCTCTAGCCTTTTATATCGCTTACACTGTTGGTTCCTTAATATATATGGGAGTTTCGGTACTTATAAAAGAAGACTTAGTAAATAAAATAGGGTATAAAAATGGATTAGCTTTAGGATTAGCCATTTCTGCATTAGGTACTTTATTATTTTACCCTGCGGCAAATACGGGTTCATTTCCATTGATGTTATCGGGATTGTTTATAGTTGCATTGGGTTTTTCATTACAACAAACTGTTGCAAATCCATTAGCCATTGCCTTAGGTCCTATTACCACAGGATCTCAACGTCTTACTATGGCTGGAGGTATTAACAATCTTGGAACAACTATTGGTCCATTAATTGTCAGTTTTGCCATTTTTGGAACTAATACAAACAGCAATACTAATATGAGTATTGAAAGTGTAAAGATTCCTTATTTAGTACTAGGATTGGCTTTCTTACTAGTTGCCATATTATTAAAATTTTCATCTTTACCTGACAAACCAAAAACAATAATTGAAGTTGCTGATGATGCTGCAATTACTAAAAAATCAGCATTGCAGTATCCACAATTAGTTTTAGGAATGATTGCAATCTTTGTATATGTAGGTGTAGAGGTTTCAACAGCAAGTAATTTGCCTGCTTATATGGAGACAAACCTTGGTTTTCTAACAAAAGATGTGGCTCCATACATTTCTTTATATTGGGCGAGTTTAATGATTGGTCGTTGGACAGGTGCTGTTGAAGCATTTACAAACGATTTGAGTTTGCGAAAAATATTGCGCTTTTTAGCTCCATATTTAGCTTTTGGAGTGTTCTTAGCTGTAAATGCAATCGCGAAACACGATCTAACTCCTTTTTATGTTTATGGATTAATCATATTAGTACTTATTGCTGCCGATATTACAAGCAAAGGAAATCCCGCAAGAATGTTGCTTATATTTTCATCTTTAGGTATTGTAGCACTTGTAATAGGAATGGCAACAAGTGGAATGGTAAGTGTATATGCCATAACAAGTGTTGGTTTGTTCTGTAGTACACTTTGGCCTTGTATATTTACTTTGGCGGTAAGCGGATTAGGAAAAAACACCAGTCAAGGAAGTAGTTTCCTTATTATGATGATTATGGGTGGAGGAATTATAAGTTGGCTTCAAGGATATGTATCAGAAAGTATCGGAATTCAAAACAGTTATATTGTGGGCGTTTTATGCTTCTTTTATTTAGTGTTTTATGCTTGGAAAGTTAGCGGAATTCTTAAAAGTCAAGGAATTAATTTTGATGCTAAAATAGCTGGAGGACATTAA
- the pdxH gene encoding pyridoxamine 5'-phosphate oxidase, whose translation MEDLSNYRKSYEKSELLESSIPEDPINLFNRWFHEVEDFGGNEEVNAMTVATIGLDGFPRSRVVLLKKYTEEGFIFYTNYNSEKGKAISNNPKICLSFFWHSMERQVIIKGIAEKTSEITSDNYFDSRPDGSKLGAIVSNQSTVVSSRLFLEDNLKQLEKEFEGKVIARPQHWGGFIVKPIEVEFWQGRANRLHDRIRYSYQDDFSWSIERLAP comes from the coding sequence ATGGAAGATTTAAGTAATTATAGAAAATCATATGAAAAAAGCGAATTATTAGAATCTTCTATTCCAGAAGATCCAATTAACCTTTTTAACAGATGGTTTCATGAAGTGGAAGATTTTGGAGGCAATGAAGAAGTTAATGCTATGACAGTTGCTACAATTGGTTTAGATGGCTTTCCAAGGTCTCGTGTTGTTTTGTTGAAAAAATATACAGAAGAAGGATTCATTTTTTATACCAATTATAATTCCGAGAAAGGGAAGGCTATTTCAAATAATCCAAAAATATGTCTGTCTTTTTTTTGGCATAGTATGGAGAGACAAGTGATCATAAAAGGAATTGCTGAGAAGACATCCGAAATCACTTCTGATAATTATTTTGATTCAAGACCAGATGGGAGTAAATTAGGCGCAATTGTTTCTAATCAAAGTACTGTAGTTTCTTCAAGGTTATTTTTAGAAGACAATTTAAAACAATTAGAAAAGGAATTTGAAGGTAAAGTAATTGCAAGACCACAACATTGGGGAGGGTTTATTGTAAAACCTATAGAAGTTGAATTTTGGCAAGGAAGAGCCAATCGATTGCATGACAGAATTAGATACAGCTATCAAGACGACTTTTCTTGGTCTATTGAACGATTAGCTCCATAA
- a CDS encoding aspartate carbamoyltransferase catalytic subunit yields the protein MSELSVNHLLGIKYINKNDIDLIFETADHFKEVINRPIKKVPSLRDITIANIFFENSTRTKLSFELAQKRLSADVISFSAAQSSVKKGETLIDTVNNILSMKVDMVVMRHANPGAAYFLSKNVKASIVNAGDGAHEHPTQALLDSYSIRERLGDVAGKKVVIVGDILHSRVALSNIYALKMQGAEVKVCGPKTLIPRYIESLGVTVEPNLRKALEWCDVANMLRVQNERLDVNYFPSTREYAQQYGLDKTLLDSLNKEIVIMHPGPINRGVEITSEVADSQQSVILNQVENGVAIRMAVIYLLASKIQ from the coding sequence ATGAGCGAACTAAGTGTAAATCATTTATTAGGAATAAAATACATTAACAAGAATGATATTGACCTTATTTTTGAAACCGCCGATCATTTTAAAGAGGTCATCAATCGTCCTATAAAGAAGGTGCCTTCCCTAAGGGATATTACTATTGCCAACATATTTTTTGAAAATAGTACAAGGACTAAACTTTCTTTTGAATTAGCTCAAAAAAGATTATCAGCAGATGTTATTAGTTTTTCGGCAGCACAATCCTCAGTTAAAAAAGGAGAAACGCTAATAGATACGGTTAACAATATTCTTTCGATGAAAGTGGATATGGTGGTGATGCGTCATGCTAATCCCGGTGCTGCTTATTTTTTGTCTAAAAACGTTAAAGCTAGTATTGTAAATGCTGGGGACGGTGCACATGAACATCCAACTCAAGCTTTACTTGATAGTTATTCGATTAGAGAAAGATTAGGAGATGTAGCCGGAAAAAAAGTGGTTATAGTGGGTGATATATTGCATTCGAGAGTGGCGCTTTCTAATATATATGCCTTGAAAATGCAGGGAGCTGAAGTGAAAGTTTGCGGGCCAAAAACCTTGATTCCTAGATATATTGAATCTTTGGGAGTTACAGTGGAACCTAATTTACGCAAAGCCCTTGAATGGTGTGATGTAGCCAATATGTTGCGTGTGCAAAATGAACGTCTTGATGTCAATTATTTTCCTTCAACTAGAGAATATGCTCAGCAATACGGATTAGATAAAACTTTATTAGATTCACTGAATAAGGAAATCGTAATTATGCATCCAGGACCAATCAATAGAGGAGTAGAGATAACCTCTGAAGTAGCCGACTCACAACAATCCGTGATTTTAAATCAGGTTGAAAATGGTGTGGCAATAAGAATGGCTGTAATCTATCTTTTAGCTTCAAAAATTCAATAA